A genomic window from Ascaphus truei isolate aAscTru1 chromosome 1, aAscTru1.hap1, whole genome shotgun sequence includes:
- the LOC142471275 gene encoding uncharacterized protein LOC142471275, which translates to MWDTIVIGVNACGNSVRDKYHCRKRFDDIRSKLKKKIQDQRVHATGTGGGPTPQRLILTPLEELLRPKLLTVVVEGLAGDRDIGIYPSQFPAVAPGGHVSPEMEQVSSPGSASSTLLEEHHGDEDDEYDEDDATEETEIQSCDHEEVPIETVVPPNRPSTSTYDAIVASEGKIVDAENRRHSDMMTVLERMIGLQEETVSQLAHLHRVFIEVPKQLQKINTSFEALVVQQTQANYWRMTNVPQFNTSQPGSVHAGQFSPHSSDIHSPGPNVTGQVADIAVQVPDDILPLPSVQIQQQTPTKEATKTKQDTHETDQPSLVQCLPTCSHVSLGTSPVREQSLPKSPVGESLPKSPVGESLPKSPVGESLPKSPVGESLPKSPVGESLPKSPVGESLPKSPVGESLATSPVGESLATSPVGEQSLATSPAREVPEATQSGSVVPKVGGKRKRKIQETTSRPVTRSQKEQKK; encoded by the exons atgtgggacacaatagtcattggtgtcaatgcctgtgggaatagtgtcagggacaagtatcattgtcggaaaagatttgatgatattaggtccaaattgaaaaagaaaatacaagaccaacgcgtgcatgctactggcactggaggtgggcccacaccacaacgtctcatattgactccattggaggagctgcttcggccaaaattacttaccgtcgtcgtggaaggcttggctggtgaccgtgacattggaatttatccgtcacaatttccagcag ttgcccctggaggacatgtgtcacctgagatggaacaagtgtcttcacctgggtcagccagctcaacactactagaag aacatcatggtgatgaggatgatgagtatgatgaggatgacgccacagaagagactgaaatacaatcatgtgaccatgaagaggtgccaatagaaactgttgtaccgccaaatcgtccatcaacttccacatacgatgcaattgtagcttcagagggaaaaatagtggacgcagaaaatcgtcgccattcagacatgatgacagtgctggaaaggatgattggactgcaggaagaaacagtatcacaattggcacatctccacagagtcttcattgaagtgcctaaacagttgcaaaaaatcaacacctcattcgaagcattagttgttcagcaaacacaagctaattactggagaatgactaatgtaccacaattcaacacctcccagccaggatctgttcatgcaggtcagttttcaccacattcatctgatattcattcaccaggcccaaatgttaccggtcaagtagcagacattgctgtgcaggttcctgatgacatcctaccgctgccatctgtacaaattcagcagcagacacctacaaaggaggcgacaaaaacaaaacaagacacacatgaaacagaccaaccatcacttgtgcagtgtctaccaacttgctcacatgtgtcactgggcacaagccctgtccgtgaacagtcactacccaaaagccctgtaggtgagtcgctgcccaaaagccctgtaggtgaatcgctgcccaaaagccctgtaggtgagtcgctgcccaaaagccctgtaggtgaatcgctgcccaaaagccctgtaggtgaatcgctgcccaaaagccctgtaggtgaatcactgcccaaaagccctgtaggtgagtcactggccacaagccctgtaggtgagtcactggccacaagccccgtaggtgaacagtcactggccacaagccctgcccgtgaagtgccagaggccactcaaagtggctctgttgtgcctaaagttggtggcaaaagaaaaaggaaaattcaagagacaacaagcaggcctgttactcgctcgcaaaaggaacaaaaaaaataa